The Dreissena polymorpha isolate Duluth1 chromosome 9, UMN_Dpol_1.0, whole genome shotgun sequence genome contains the following window.
caatattgaagatagcaacttgatatttggcatgcatgtgtatctcatgaagctgcacattttgagtggtgaaaagtcaagttcaaggtcatccttcaaggtcaaatatatgggtcaaaactgctcatgtaatgtcacttctgcaatattgaagctagcaattttatatttgacatgcatgtgtatctcatggagctgcacattttgagtggtgaagggtcaaggtcaaggtcatccttcaaggtcaaacgtcatatacggggacaaagtgtttcacaaacacatcttgttaatctacgttttttaaagaggaaaacaaaagaaactcgttgaaataaGAGCGAACCTAGACACAGCTTGTCTAtgaaatggcggacagttcgttgctaactaacgcgcccgattaatcgatcgctgattggtagatcaattcttagataaggatttgattgacaggcggcgacatgtcaatagaccagttcacgcgtgacgtcacgcgcacctgcgtgtttacatccgggcttCACTGGTAGtcaaaaagcaaacacaaacaaAGGCGAGAAATAGAGCGTGGTAGTCGGGATTATTTTtagatttattttgtaaacatgccAACAGGATGTTGCGCGCCTGGGTGCACACAAAGGCAAACAAAGGGAGGCGATATTTATTTCTATCGCTTTCCTAAGAATGACGAAAGACGATGGAAATGGATAATTGCAATGAAGCGCATGCAGTTCGACAACCCAAACAAACTGTGGGAACCACTTCACAATCAACAACTATGCAGCCTTCATTTTGTATCGGGTACgtctcttaaaataataattacaataataataaaggGATAAGTTCTTGTTTTTGTAAAACTTTCACGCTGGTAAAACCTTAAAATAACACACGTGGTTGACAGTGTGGCAAATAACGTTACTATTGATGAACATCTGAGCAACAAGTACACCTTGGTGTACATATATACATTGTAGTCACTTTTAAGTACAAAGTACAAACGggtaatttattttcaaacgtTACTATAGAATGTAAAAGGTATACAATATCACTGATTACTATATGGTATCTTTGTTTATCAGGTCAGCCATCAACAGATGCCAACCATCCTGATTATGTCCCAAGCCGCTTCCACTTCACGCCAGTACTGGAGCAGACACCAAAAGCCATGGACCGGTATCAACGTGCTGTAAAAAGAAGGCGCCTTGTTCTTTCTCCGCAGCCAGAGAGAGAGAACACTCCTCTCCCCGACGAACAGACAGCCGCCCTCGGCTTGCTAGATCTTGGTGTATGCACTCCAAAATATCAAACTACAGGTAAACTACATGTACATTAGTTTATTACAATATCTCATACAAAAACCATTGAATTCTTAATTTATGTGTCTTCTCCTGTTAATGTAAGTAAACAAATATGCATTATTTCGAACCAAATATCAGTATTATTCTATTCTTTTATAGAGAAagcttttctttttaatagacATCATTTCTTAACTGGTTTCATCCTTTATGTATAGTATACATAGGCCTACTAAATTGCAGGTACTGACCTTGATCCAGATCCTATCATGATGGAACTGGGTGAACTAAAGAAGAGTCACTCCATTCTTCAAGAGGAATACCAGCATCTCCTAAACGAGTACAGGGCTTTGAAGGAAACAGTGGAAGCTTCCAAGTTCACGTACAGAAACTTGAACAATTCTACAATGATTACCTTGACAGGATTGCCAAGTGTTAATTTGTTCAGATTGGTCTTGTCCTTTGTGTGTCTGTCATTGAAACCAATGGGGAAGTTATGTGCTGGTAACATTATCCTTATGGTTTTGATGAAACTAAAACTAGGATTGACAAATAAAGACTTAGCATTGAGGTTTAAGGTAGCCCCTACCCAGGTCTCAGCCATCATAAACATTGCCATCCCTGTGATTGCAGACAAGCTCAATTGTTTGATATGTTGGCTGCCAAAggaagaaataattaataaatcttcCTAAGGCTTTCAAGAGGCATTATAGAAAAACCAGAGTTATCATAGACTGaattattatttgaattatttatcCAGCGCCAATCCAACCTGAATGCTCGAGCAGAGTCCTGGTCCAACTATAAACATCATAACACTGCTAAGTTTCTAATTGGCATTGCACCGCATGGAACTGTGACCTTCTTGTCTCGTGCATGGGGAGGACATGTGTCGGACAAGCAACTGACTGTGCAATCAGGTTTTTTTGATAAACTAGAACCAGGAGATTTGGTAATGGCAGACCGAGGATTTCTCATAGCTGAAGAACTTGTAGCTTATAGTGCCTCCCTCGCTATTCCACCCTTTGCCAAGGGAAAACAACAGTTCTCCCAGAAGGAAGTTGAGCATGCGCGTCGACTGTCGCAACTGCGAATTCATGTGGAGCGAGCCATAGAGCGTGTTAagcgctttcagatattgaaaaACGTTATTCCATTAACGACGACACGCCATCTGGATTCGATTTTGACAATATGTTGTGCCATTACCAATGTATTGCCAAAGCTGGTTAAGTAATATGACACTGTTTGACTATAAGTGATACATCGAATGTAAAAACATCAAGTGTGTGTGATAATCTTTATTAGCATGGCCATAGTACATAATGTGAATTTGTACTGTATATGTTCAAATATATTAACATGTGCATTATGTCAAATGAAACGGGCATATAGGATGCAAAT
Protein-coding sequences here:
- the LOC127843713 gene encoding uncharacterized protein LOC127843713 produces the protein MPTGCCAPGCTQRQTKGGDIYFYRFPKNDERRWKWIIAMKRMQFDNPNKLWEPLHNQQLCSLHFVSGQPSTDANHPDYVPSRFHFTPVLEQTPKAMDRYQRAVKRRRLVLSPQPERENTPLPDEQTAALGLLDLGVCTPKYQTTGTDLDPDPIMMELGELKKSHSILQEEYQHLLNEYRALKETVEASKFTYRNLNNSTMITLTGLPSVNLFRLVLSFVCLSLKPMGKLCAGNIILMVLMKLKLGLTNKDLALRFKVAPTQVSAIINIAIPVIADKLNCLICWLPKEEIINKSS